The proteins below come from a single Arthrobacter sp. B1I2 genomic window:
- a CDS encoding zinc-dependent alcohol dehydrogenase family protein: MANPAGRRNPRRFRVGDPRTEDVGAGGAVRAWWVNGPGPISTRPLVQGLRDTPTPAANELLVEVTVCGVCRTDLHLAEGDLPPHRPHAVPGHEAVGAVIETGAGCSRFRAGDRVGVAWLGGVCGRCDYCRRGDENLCLAPVFTGWDRDGGYAEYLTVAEDFAYPLPPVFTDDQAAPLLCSGIIGYRALKRAALPVGGRLGIYGFGSSAHITAQLALKQGASVYVMTRSEKARLLALELGAEYAGDAYDEPPVPLDSAILFAPAGDLVPAALRALDRGGTLAIAGIHLSDIPALNYGRELFFERQVRSVTANTRADGREFLTLAARLSLALTTTAYPFEAADKALEDLAADRITGSAVLRVRPEQ; encoded by the coding sequence GTGGCAAACCCCGCTGGACGACGCAACCCGCGCCGGTTTCGAGTAGGCGATCCGCGGACGGAAGACGTGGGGGCAGGAGGCGCTGTGCGCGCGTGGTGGGTGAACGGGCCGGGTCCCATATCCACCCGTCCGCTGGTTCAGGGTCTCCGTGACACTCCCACGCCTGCGGCTAACGAGCTCCTGGTGGAAGTGACTGTTTGCGGTGTTTGCCGCACCGACCTCCATCTGGCTGAAGGAGACCTACCACCGCACCGTCCGCACGCCGTGCCCGGGCACGAGGCAGTCGGCGCCGTTATTGAAACGGGGGCTGGCTGCTCCCGTTTCAGGGCAGGTGACAGGGTTGGCGTGGCCTGGCTTGGCGGCGTTTGCGGCCGGTGCGATTACTGCCGCCGCGGCGACGAAAATCTATGCCTGGCGCCCGTCTTCACCGGCTGGGACAGGGATGGCGGCTATGCCGAGTACTTGACGGTTGCTGAGGACTTCGCCTACCCCCTGCCGCCTGTTTTCACGGACGACCAGGCGGCGCCCCTGCTGTGTTCGGGCATCATCGGGTACCGCGCCTTGAAACGCGCGGCCCTGCCCGTGGGCGGCCGCCTTGGTATTTACGGCTTCGGCAGCTCCGCCCATATCACCGCCCAGCTGGCGCTCAAACAGGGCGCCTCCGTATATGTCATGACCCGGTCCGAAAAAGCGCGGTTGCTGGCACTGGAGTTGGGAGCGGAGTATGCGGGGGACGCCTATGACGAACCCCCGGTGCCACTCGATTCCGCTATTCTTTTTGCGCCCGCGGGTGATCTTGTCCCGGCAGCACTGCGGGCCCTCGACCGGGGCGGAACCCTGGCCATCGCCGGAATCCACTTGAGCGACATCCCGGCCCTCAATTATGGCAGGGAGCTCTTTTTTGAACGGCAGGTACGGAGCGTGACGGCCAATACCAGGGCTGACGGGCGTGAGTTCCTGACTCTCGCGGCCAGGCTTTCCCTGGCCCTCACCACAACGGCCTATCCGTTCGAGGCTGCAGACAAGGCCCTGGAAGACCTGGCTGCCGACAGGATTACCGGTTCGGCAGTCCTGCGGGTCCGGCCGGAACAGTAG
- a CDS encoding ATP-dependent 6-phosphofructokinase, protein MKRLGILTSGGDCPGVNAVIRGAVLGGDVAHGYEFLGFRDGWRGVLEQDFLPLPRTSVRGISRLGGTILGTSRTNPLAGNGIEGVRACFRRHGLEGLIAIGGEGTLAAARELGAQGINVVGVPKTIDNDLGATDYTFGFDSAVQTATEAIDRLRTTGESHHRCMVAEVMGRNAGWIALHAGMASGAHAILIPEHPVSLDQVCSWVLSARDRGRAPLVVVAEAFAPEGHAAPYAPRGLDTFGRPRLGGIGLLLEGELQIRTGIETRATVLGYIQRGGEPTAFDRVLATRLGLAAVESAAAGRWGTMVSLRATDIVNVGLEEALGELKVVPEARYQEAAVLFG, encoded by the coding sequence GTGAAGCGGCTGGGGATCCTCACCAGCGGTGGCGACTGCCCGGGGGTGAACGCAGTGATACGGGGAGCCGTGCTGGGCGGGGACGTTGCGCATGGTTACGAATTCCTGGGCTTCCGGGACGGGTGGCGCGGTGTCCTGGAACAGGATTTTCTTCCTCTGCCCCGGACGAGTGTCCGTGGAATCTCGCGCCTTGGCGGCACCATCCTGGGCACGTCCAGGACCAATCCGCTGGCGGGCAATGGGATCGAGGGCGTCCGTGCCTGCTTCCGGCGCCACGGCCTGGAGGGCCTGATTGCGATCGGGGGAGAGGGAACCCTGGCGGCAGCCCGGGAACTGGGCGCACAGGGCATCAATGTGGTGGGAGTGCCCAAGACCATCGACAATGACCTCGGCGCCACGGACTACACCTTCGGCTTTGATTCCGCGGTCCAGACCGCCACCGAGGCCATTGACCGGCTGCGGACGACAGGCGAATCGCACCACCGGTGCATGGTTGCCGAAGTCATGGGCCGCAACGCGGGCTGGATAGCACTGCACGCGGGGATGGCTTCCGGCGCGCATGCCATCCTGATACCTGAACATCCCGTGTCCCTGGACCAGGTCTGTTCGTGGGTGCTTTCAGCCCGCGACCGCGGCAGGGCACCCCTTGTGGTGGTGGCGGAAGCCTTTGCACCCGAAGGCCATGCAGCACCCTACGCACCCCGTGGCCTGGATACCTTCGGACGGCCGCGGCTGGGCGGCATCGGACTGCTGCTTGAAGGAGAGCTGCAGATACGGACCGGCATCGAAACCAGGGCCACGGTCCTCGGCTACATCCAGCGCGGCGGCGAACCCACAGCCTTCGATCGGGTCCTTGCCACCAGGCTGGGCCTGGCCGCCGTCGAATCCGCCGCCGCGGGCAGATGGGGCACCATGGTGTCGCTGCGTGCCACGGACATCGTCAACGTCGGCCTTGAGGAAGCGCTCGGAGAGTTGAAGGTGGTACCCGAAGCGCGGTACCAGGAGGCCGCTGTCCTGTTCGGGTGA